The following coding sequences are from one Bifidobacterium sp. window:
- a CDS encoding nucleotidyltransferase domain-containing protein — translation MVQAVGELHNHLLAISNVDVDGVYRDGARKRAERSQVVNDSLKQLWDEAVSSVNFQVPSTGVGLAAVGSLARGQMGPNSDLDLVLMVEDRTLKQEQLAQFADKLWYPLWDSGLDLDHSVRTRSQCESVTDHDLPAAMGWLDVQPIAGDVELIQQTATSILERWRKAARKRLPELTESAMSRLKQFGRLPYINQPDIKEARGGLRDSTLIASLAASWLSDRPHGQYDSAVNRLLDVRDCIHLASRKDTNLLLPQYQAEVSTMLGLADPTLPEGERQARSIDDLQTLLATLGRRIAFALDSTTSRAQHSLTHERPRFAFFQGKREAPRFDVIAQGVAQHEREVVLAPGINPAQEQYLPLRVAVASGEFGLPIANSTLINLSKSPIRDYVWDEESRALFIRLLACRSELTRVWEEIDYVDIPGRWIPEWLGVRNRPSASAAHRYTIDRHMVEVTARLGERSPGGARYDDAHMQALLLAGILHDIGKRPGVQDHALEGARHVPVILRRMGYHEEVVKMATVLVREHLTLSDYATGKDPYDPAVAASLSERLEGDVLLLDMLFDLTKADGSSLGATSAEAITKRYGWSKWREQLVTAMYAATRAYMLKH, via the coding sequence ATGGTTCAAGCCGTAGGAGAGTTGCATAATCATTTGCTGGCGATAAGCAATGTCGACGTTGATGGTGTGTATCGTGATGGCGCTCGTAAGCGTGCTGAACGTAGCCAGGTGGTAAATGATTCATTGAAGCAGCTGTGGGACGAGGCTGTATCCTCAGTGAATTTTCAAGTTCCTTCCACAGGTGTGGGGCTCGCTGCTGTGGGATCACTTGCTCGCGGGCAGATGGGGCCAAATTCTGATCTTGATTTAGTGCTGATGGTTGAGGATAGGACACTCAAGCAGGAGCAGCTCGCCCAATTTGCCGATAAATTGTGGTATCCATTGTGGGATTCTGGACTTGATTTAGATCACTCAGTGAGAACTCGATCACAATGTGAATCGGTTACTGATCACGACCTCCCTGCAGCTATGGGCTGGCTCGATGTTCAACCTATAGCTGGTGATGTTGAGCTCATCCAGCAAACGGCAACTTCGATTCTTGAACGCTGGCGCAAAGCGGCTAGAAAGCGCCTGCCAGAGTTGACGGAGTCGGCAATGTCGAGACTGAAACAATTTGGCAGGCTGCCATATATCAATCAGCCCGATATTAAAGAAGCTCGAGGGGGACTCAGAGATTCAACCTTGATTGCCTCTCTAGCGGCATCGTGGTTATCTGATCGTCCTCACGGTCAATACGACTCCGCAGTCAATCGCTTATTGGATGTGCGCGACTGCATCCATCTGGCAAGCAGAAAAGATACGAACTTGCTGTTGCCTCAATATCAAGCAGAAGTGTCGACGATGTTGGGTTTAGCGGATCCAACCTTACCTGAGGGCGAGCGTCAGGCTCGGTCAATCGATGACTTACAAACGTTATTGGCCACTTTGGGTAGACGTATAGCGTTTGCTCTGGATTCAACTACTTCGCGCGCTCAGCATTCGCTAACTCATGAACGTCCCCGTTTCGCATTCTTTCAGGGCAAGCGAGAGGCCCCTCGCTTCGATGTCATAGCACAGGGAGTGGCTCAGCATGAGAGGGAAGTTGTGTTGGCTCCAGGTATTAATCCAGCGCAGGAGCAATATCTTCCTCTGCGTGTGGCCGTTGCATCTGGTGAATTTGGCTTGCCGATTGCCAACTCGACATTGATCAATCTCAGCAAATCTCCAATTCGCGATTATGTGTGGGATGAGGAATCTCGTGCATTGTTTATCCGTCTTCTGGCTTGCAGAAGTGAGCTCACGCGAGTGTGGGAAGAAATCGATTATGTTGATATTCCAGGTAGATGGATCCCTGAGTGGCTGGGGGTGCGTAACCGTCCGAGCGCATCAGCAGCTCATAGATACACCATCGACCGACACATGGTTGAGGTTACTGCACGGCTTGGCGAACGGTCACCAGGCGGTGCACGCTATGATGATGCGCATATGCAAGCCTTACTGCTCGCGGGAATTCTTCACGATATAGGTAAGCGACCAGGTGTGCAGGATCACGCTCTCGAAGGAGCTCGCCACGTACCGGTAATCCTTCGCAGAATGGGATATCACGAAGAAGTAGTGAAGATGGCTACGGTTCTGGTGCGAGAACACCTAACGCTGTCAGATTATGCAACAGGGAAAGATCCATACGATCCGGCAGTAGCAGCGTCGCTTAGTGAACGCTTAGAAGGGGATGTGCTGCTTCTGGATATGCTTTTCGACCTGACGAAGGCTGATGGTTCCTCATTGGGTGCTACATCTGCTGAAGCTATTACGAAGCGCTACGGCTGGTCAAAGTGGCGCGAGCAACTTGTTACGGCAATGTATGCCGCTACTCGGGCCTATATGTTGAAGCACTAA
- a CDS encoding MATE family efflux transporter → MSDKREIRHSILSLAIPTFGQLIAEPTFILIDTAVVGHIGDASLAGLSIGSTILLTTVGLCVFLAYNTTSQVASLMGAGHKRQGIEAGVDGMWLALIIGLLASVLLFFFGGRLCELMGARGQVLIQAELYLQAIIFGLPGMLLVYAANGIFRGMRKVRITLIAAIAGAVVNTILELLFVLVFHWSIVGSGAATLIAQWFMGIMLTVPALIWARKFGASWKPRLEGIASSAGDGFPLFIRTLALRLSLVMTVVLATHMGEQVLAAYQAVNSTWNFALNMLDAIGIAGQALVATAIGARDREASRHMTREAARAGLLTGVAIGIVMVILGIIASPLFSPSANIQLLITVGMIVQAIFLPLAGWMWALDGILIGAEDYRFLAFSCTLTAAVYLLTLWGANAVPWPNDIWSTALLWSLISVVFIGIRAVCNGLRVRSNIWIDRAIDRM, encoded by the coding sequence ATGAGCGATAAACGCGAAATCAGACATTCGATACTGTCATTGGCAATCCCTACTTTCGGACAACTCATAGCGGAGCCCACCTTCATCTTGATCGATACAGCCGTAGTCGGTCATATTGGTGACGCTTCATTAGCAGGTCTTTCTATCGGCTCCACAATCCTGCTCACCACCGTCGGATTGTGTGTGTTCCTCGCCTACAACACAACTTCACAAGTCGCCTCACTGATGGGAGCAGGCCATAAACGCCAAGGCATTGAAGCTGGCGTAGATGGCATGTGGCTAGCATTGATTATCGGATTACTTGCTTCTGTGCTGCTCTTCTTCTTCGGTGGCAGACTCTGTGAGCTCATGGGGGCACGCGGGCAGGTGCTCATCCAGGCTGAGCTATATTTGCAAGCGATTATTTTCGGCCTCCCCGGCATGCTACTGGTATATGCTGCCAACGGCATATTCAGAGGCATGCGAAAAGTTCGTATCACGCTCATAGCTGCCATTGCCGGTGCTGTGGTTAACACCATTTTGGAATTACTCTTTGTGTTGGTATTCCACTGGAGCATTGTTGGTTCAGGTGCAGCCACGCTGATAGCTCAATGGTTCATGGGCATTATGCTCACTGTGCCTGCACTAATTTGGGCTAGAAAATTCGGTGCCAGCTGGAAGCCGCGTCTGGAAGGTATAGCCTCAAGTGCAGGTGATGGATTCCCCCTGTTTATTCGTACTCTCGCGCTACGCCTCTCGTTGGTGATGACTGTCGTTTTAGCTACCCACATGGGGGAACAGGTTTTAGCCGCGTACCAAGCGGTAAACTCAACCTGGAATTTCGCACTGAATATGCTTGATGCCATAGGTATAGCAGGTCAGGCACTTGTTGCCACAGCAATAGGAGCACGTGACCGCGAAGCATCGCGCCACATGACGCGAGAAGCAGCGCGTGCTGGATTACTCACAGGCGTTGCTATCGGCATAGTGATGGTGATTCTCGGAATTATTGCATCTCCGTTGTTCAGCCCGTCCGCGAATATTCAACTGCTAATTACTGTTGGCATGATTGTGCAAGCCATATTCCTCCCCCTTGCAGGGTGGATGTGGGCGCTTGACGGCATTCTCATTGGCGCCGAAGATTACCGATTCTTAGCGTTCTCATGCACCTTGACAGCTGCCGTGTACCTGTTGACGCTGTGGGGCGCAAATGCCGTGCCCTGGCCAAATGACATCTGGAGTACTGCTCTGTTGTGGTCGCTTATCAGTGTGGTGTTCATAGGCATTCGCGCTGTATGCAATGGACTACGTGTGCGCAGCAATATATGGATTGACCGTGCAATTGACAGAATGTAA
- the dnaB gene encoding replicative DNA helicase yields the protein MNSDDFPDFSRSSQTGSRTQGSRQGRSSDNARALSSDVLFDRVPPHDDEAEMAVLGGMLMSKDAIGEVSQLIDVSDFYQPKNQTIYDAVITLFSASQPVDAVLVANALLKDGDLEKVGGTDYLHSLVASVPTAANATYYADIVHQRAILRNVIAAGTKIAQLGYSAEGSQAEDVVNLAQAEIYEVSSGKVRQDYQAIGPVVHDALDQLDKLQNGDLERGVPTGFKDIDDVTQGLQPGQMIVVAGRPAMGKSTLGIDFARSAALHHHDAAVVFSLEMSKTELAQRIISAETNIPLVALRKADDITPERWNTLNNFWNKLDDAPLFIDDSPNMSLMEIRAKCRRLKQTDDLKLVVIDYLQLMSSGKQIESRQQEVSEFSRALKLLAKELELPVVALSQLNRGPEMRNDRKPMLSDLRESGSIEQDADVVMLVHRPDFYDKEDRPGEADIIMAKHRNGPTETFHLAFLGANSKFKDMPQDYQQAGV from the coding sequence ATGAATTCTGATGATTTCCCTGATTTCTCGCGCTCCAGTCAAACAGGCAGCCGCACACAAGGCTCGCGACAAGGCCGCTCATCAGACAACGCAAGGGCTTTGTCTTCGGATGTGCTCTTCGATCGTGTTCCGCCTCACGACGATGAAGCAGAGATGGCAGTATTGGGCGGAATGTTGATGAGTAAAGATGCCATCGGTGAAGTCAGCCAGCTGATCGATGTATCTGATTTTTATCAACCTAAGAATCAAACGATTTATGATGCAGTGATTACGCTGTTCTCAGCCTCCCAACCTGTTGATGCTGTTTTGGTCGCCAATGCTTTGCTCAAGGACGGCGATTTAGAGAAAGTGGGTGGAACTGATTACCTGCATTCTCTTGTAGCATCAGTCCCGACTGCAGCAAATGCTACGTATTATGCGGATATCGTTCATCAGCGAGCTATTTTGCGCAATGTGATTGCTGCTGGAACGAAAATCGCACAATTGGGATATTCTGCTGAAGGGTCTCAAGCAGAGGATGTTGTTAATCTCGCACAGGCAGAAATCTATGAAGTCAGTTCAGGGAAAGTCCGGCAGGATTATCAAGCTATCGGTCCTGTGGTTCATGATGCCTTAGATCAGTTAGACAAACTCCAAAATGGAGATCTCGAGCGGGGCGTACCAACAGGTTTCAAAGATATTGATGATGTTACCCAGGGTTTGCAGCCAGGACAGATGATTGTTGTTGCCGGACGCCCTGCAATGGGTAAGTCAACCTTAGGTATTGATTTCGCGCGTTCCGCCGCTTTGCATCATCATGATGCAGCTGTGGTGTTCTCCTTGGAGATGAGTAAAACAGAACTCGCACAGCGCATTATCTCGGCTGAAACGAATATTCCTTTAGTGGCTTTGCGCAAGGCCGATGACATCACGCCTGAGCGGTGGAATACTCTCAACAATTTCTGGAATAAGCTCGATGATGCTCCGTTGTTTATCGATGATTCCCCTAATATGAGTCTGATGGAAATTCGTGCGAAATGTCGCCGGCTTAAGCAGACTGATGATCTGAAACTCGTGGTAATTGACTATCTGCAGCTGATGAGTTCCGGTAAGCAGATTGAGTCGCGCCAGCAAGAGGTTTCCGAGTTCTCTCGAGCCCTGAAGTTATTGGCGAAAGAGTTAGAGCTGCCGGTTGTAGCTTTGAGCCAGTTGAATCGTGGACCTGAAATGCGCAACGACCGCAAACCTATGCTTTCAGATTTGCGTGAATCTGGATCTATCGAGCAGGATGCTGATGTGGTGATGTTGGTACATAGGCCAGACTTCTACGATAAGGAAGATCGCCCTGGAGAGGCTGATATCATCATGGCCAAGCATCGTAACGGGCCTACAGAAACCTTCCATCTGGCATTCTTGGGGGCAAACTCAAAATTCAAAGATATGCCGCAGGATTATCAGCAAGCGGGGGTGTGA
- a CDS encoding Mur ligase family protein: MEQQENSASAKPWYSSSIPLLGKGIRLLSRLTRHGGSAFPGKIVESLDPDFLARSLAQLPLGVVLVSGTNGKTTTTRMIASMLTDQGFRVFTNPTGSNFTRGVVSALLGEVSATGHLDADIAVLELDEAYAVHFVKQVKPRFSLLLNVMRDQLDRFGEIDNTARLLSHVAAATTGTVILNREDRRIADLLQCVPEDTAVRYFGLSDDLKSAFPSDDDMHSDTKASSDSEDHRSSVNESTTAELKTPDYKTSAQADGSEQSGQRIDVSGEELMLPMGTPVADVTLVAVGKQYAQFEMDGVTSGTSVKLEGLYNLFNAAAALTVVRAVQRSSDTQRDIDNKNLLNSLSSVTPAFGRGEIIDFHGTSVELVLVKNPMGFRLALQSFDPMGYDTMIVINDEFADGRDMSWLWDVDFSSLKAEGVAVVSGVRAWDMALRLEYDQVPVTAVDTQPSHALDLFLQHSVDSGSANGGPARPKRIYCTYTAMLKIRSSLSHLTTVADAGV; encoded by the coding sequence ATGGAACAACAAGAAAATTCAGCAAGTGCCAAACCTTGGTACTCATCCTCGATTCCTCTGCTTGGCAAAGGTATACGGCTGCTGTCACGTCTTACACGACACGGAGGAAGTGCCTTTCCTGGGAAAATCGTCGAATCACTGGATCCTGATTTCCTGGCACGTTCACTTGCACAACTCCCACTGGGAGTGGTTCTGGTTTCAGGTACTAATGGCAAGACCACCACAACTCGCATGATCGCTTCGATGCTCACTGATCAGGGTTTTCGTGTTTTCACCAATCCCACCGGATCAAATTTCACCAGAGGGGTGGTTTCCGCACTCTTAGGAGAGGTAAGTGCAACAGGTCACTTAGATGCGGACATCGCTGTATTGGAACTCGACGAAGCCTATGCCGTGCATTTTGTTAAACAAGTGAAGCCGCGATTTTCATTGCTGCTGAATGTTATGCGAGATCAGCTGGATCGTTTTGGAGAAATAGACAATACTGCTCGTTTACTCAGCCATGTTGCCGCAGCTACGACCGGAACTGTGATACTGAACCGTGAAGACAGGCGTATTGCAGACTTATTACAATGCGTACCTGAAGATACCGCTGTGCGCTATTTCGGACTGAGTGATGATTTGAAGAGTGCGTTCCCCTCGGATGACGACATGCACTCCGATACAAAAGCCAGTTCAGATTCCGAAGATCACAGAAGTTCAGTGAATGAAAGTACTACTGCTGAGTTGAAGACACCCGATTACAAGACCTCTGCGCAGGCAGATGGATCGGAGCAGTCTGGACAAAGGATTGATGTCTCTGGCGAGGAATTGATGCTCCCTATGGGGACTCCGGTCGCAGACGTGACCTTGGTGGCTGTAGGCAAACAATATGCACAGTTTGAGATGGACGGTGTAACAAGCGGAACTTCGGTCAAGCTTGAAGGATTATATAATCTGTTCAACGCAGCAGCCGCACTTACTGTGGTTCGTGCAGTACAGCGTTCTTCTGATACACAGCGTGATATTGATAATAAAAATCTACTCAATTCGCTCTCATCAGTGACTCCCGCATTTGGCAGGGGCGAAATCATTGATTTCCATGGGACCTCCGTGGAGCTTGTTCTGGTGAAGAACCCTATGGGCTTTAGACTTGCACTCCAATCATTCGACCCTATGGGATACGACACCATGATTGTGATTAACGACGAATTCGCTGATGGGCGCGATATGAGTTGGCTCTGGGACGTTGATTTCTCTTCACTCAAAGCAGAGGGTGTTGCTGTGGTCTCCGGAGTTCGTGCCTGGGATATGGCTCTGCGCTTGGAATATGACCAAGTTCCAGTCACTGCAGTTGATACTCAGCCTTCGCATGCTCTTGACCTATTCCTTCAGCACTCTGTCGATTCTGGGTCTGCAAATGGCGGGCCTGCTCGTCCGAAAAGAATATATTGCACCTATACCGCCATGCTTAAAATTCGTTCCAGCCTCTCTCACCTCACTACAGTTGCTGATGCTGGCGTGTGA
- a CDS encoding type 1 glutamine amidotransferase, with translation MDRNIDVLSLYPKDMNIYGDSGNVLSVRRRLELLGYQVQVHAYNQDGDWPEHIDLILGGGGQDQGQRKIIRDLFKRADSIRALAHEGTPMLMICGMYQLFGDYFETLEGDRLPGIGVLGLHTIGQEERLIGNLVEHSQEFGDIVGYENHSGKTFLHEGTQALGTVDAQGTGNNGSDGTEGARIHNVIGTYMHGSLLPKNPAITDFLIRKACERRYGALDPQSTVEQQQELTRLNDFAERARAVAMQRPR, from the coding sequence ATGGATAGAAACATTGATGTGTTGTCGCTGTATCCGAAGGATATGAATATCTATGGGGATTCGGGCAATGTGCTCTCTGTGCGTCGTCGCCTTGAGCTCCTTGGATATCAGGTTCAAGTGCATGCGTACAACCAAGATGGCGATTGGCCTGAGCATATCGATCTCATTCTGGGTGGTGGAGGTCAGGACCAAGGACAGCGAAAAATAATTCGTGATCTGTTTAAGCGTGCTGACAGTATTCGTGCTTTGGCACACGAGGGCACCCCGATGCTGATGATATGCGGTATGTATCAGTTGTTCGGTGATTATTTCGAGACTTTGGAAGGTGACCGACTACCAGGAATAGGTGTTCTGGGCTTACATACTATTGGCCAAGAGGAGCGTTTGATAGGCAATTTGGTTGAACATTCCCAAGAGTTTGGTGACATCGTTGGATATGAGAACCATTCAGGGAAAACCTTTTTGCATGAGGGCACACAAGCTCTCGGTACAGTGGATGCTCAGGGTACTGGTAATAACGGTTCCGATGGTACTGAGGGCGCCCGCATCCACAATGTCATCGGAACGTATATGCATGGATCGTTGTTACCAAAGAATCCTGCGATTACCGATTTTCTTATCCGTAAAGCATGTGAGCGTCGTTACGGTGCTCTTGACCCACAGAGCACAGTTGAGCAGCAGCAAGAACTCACTCGGCTCAACGATTTTGCCGAACGAGCAAGAGCGGTAGCTATGCAGCGTCCCCGCTAG
- a CDS encoding phasin family protein, whose amino-acid sequence MADFDFGEGLRKVFLAGVGALATGVEKSQEIIDDLVKKGEITVEQGKELNTELKRKAQQHKSEAQSAKDENEPEA is encoded by the coding sequence ATGGCAGATTTCGATTTTGGTGAAGGGCTGCGTAAAGTATTTCTCGCTGGCGTAGGTGCTCTTGCTACCGGCGTGGAGAAGAGCCAAGAAATCATTGACGATCTGGTCAAAAAAGGTGAAATTACTGTTGAGCAAGGAAAAGAGCTCAATACAGAACTCAAGCGCAAAGCGCAACAGCATAAGTCTGAGGCTCAGTCGGCTAAGGATGAGAACGAGCCAGAAGCATAG
- a CDS encoding ABC1 kinase family protein has translation MQTIGLFGSKTQQSSPGAYHLTARGKFRRLWQIARIATHFDAVRGLTPVTMRLMLEALGPTFVKVGQILSMRSEILPDAFCKELSRLRANADPMPYQTVVNALAQEYGRPVEQIFERIDPTPLGSASLAQVHRAKLISGEDVAIKVQRPGVREIMAQDIDIMRSFANMATRFARSAQILDLKGVVEELWETFQTETDFLMEARNLEDFRNFCKDYAYIDCPRPYMKLCTQHVVVMDYVDGISVSHPKQLLRAGYDLEEIGMKLVDNYATQVLDVGFFHADPHPGNILIDEGRIVFIDLGMTGRLDSSNRSALRDMLYAVARHDSPSLANALLRFTGSQEQRADDYASLLNDLDAVIEQFGTVALAELNIGEFFTALMQLARKHSIEVPSSVTTVARGLVTLEGTLDEFLPSTNMIAIISQHIIASKSTGERVIEETRSLLDQGNQALHGLLGALGETKTASRMLTRGQMKLNIELVGSEQPLQQLSDMVNRITMALIVVGLYVGSSIVYFAGIKPVIFGIPVIGLMGYVVAFILSVWIVIDIMRKNRAIKRR, from the coding sequence ATGCAAACGATTGGGTTGTTCGGCAGTAAAACTCAGCAATCCAGTCCGGGGGCTTACCACCTGACAGCTCGAGGCAAGTTCCGTCGTTTATGGCAGATAGCTCGAATCGCGACTCATTTCGATGCAGTTCGTGGACTAACCCCAGTAACTATGCGTTTGATGTTGGAGGCTTTGGGACCCACATTCGTAAAGGTTGGGCAAATTCTCTCCATGAGATCTGAAATTCTTCCAGATGCTTTTTGTAAGGAGCTTTCTCGGCTTAGGGCCAACGCTGATCCGATGCCCTACCAGACCGTGGTTAATGCTCTAGCACAGGAATACGGCCGTCCGGTAGAACAAATTTTTGAGCGCATCGATCCAACGCCACTGGGTTCTGCCTCATTGGCACAGGTCCACAGAGCCAAGCTAATCTCTGGTGAGGATGTGGCCATTAAAGTTCAGCGGCCAGGTGTGCGCGAAATCATGGCGCAAGACATTGATATTATGCGGTCATTTGCAAATATGGCCACACGTTTTGCTCGTAGTGCGCAGATTCTAGACCTCAAAGGCGTGGTTGAAGAACTGTGGGAAACATTTCAAACTGAAACAGATTTCTTGATGGAGGCTCGTAATTTAGAGGACTTCCGTAACTTCTGTAAAGACTATGCATACATTGACTGTCCACGGCCTTATATGAAGTTATGCACACAGCATGTGGTGGTGATGGACTACGTTGATGGTATTTCTGTATCTCACCCTAAACAGCTATTGAGAGCAGGTTACGATCTTGAAGAAATTGGGATGAAGCTGGTCGATAACTATGCCACTCAAGTCCTTGATGTGGGATTCTTCCACGCCGACCCTCATCCTGGAAATATCCTCATTGATGAAGGTCGGATTGTATTTATTGATTTGGGCATGACTGGAAGGTTGGATTCGAGCAACCGTTCGGCTTTACGCGACATGCTCTATGCAGTGGCAAGGCACGACTCACCTTCATTAGCGAATGCTCTGTTGCGCTTCACTGGGTCGCAGGAACAGCGTGCTGATGACTATGCTTCATTACTCAATGATTTGGATGCAGTTATCGAACAATTTGGCACGGTGGCTTTGGCTGAACTCAATATAGGTGAGTTCTTCACTGCGCTGATGCAGCTAGCACGTAAACATTCAATTGAGGTGCCAAGCTCTGTGACCACTGTTGCTAGGGGATTGGTGACCTTAGAAGGGACGTTAGATGAGTTCCTTCCATCGACCAATATGATTGCTATTATTTCGCAACATATTATTGCTTCGAAAAGTACTGGGGAACGAGTCATAGAGGAGACACGTTCACTACTCGACCAAGGGAATCAAGCTCTCCATGGATTGCTAGGTGCATTGGGAGAAACAAAAACTGCATCTAGAATGCTCACCAGAGGCCAGATGAAACTCAATATCGAGTTGGTAGGTTCTGAACAGCCTTTGCAGCAGCTTTCAGATATGGTTAACCGTATAACAATGGCGCTGATTGTGGTGGGCTTATATGTGGGCTCGTCCATCGTGTATTTTGCAGGTATTAAACCTGTTATATTTGGCATTCCTGTTATCGGACTTATGGGGTACGTGGTGGCATTCATTCTCTCAGTTTGGATTGTGATTGACATCATGCGAAAAAACAGGGCGATAAAACGTCGTTGA